AGCGTCCATACCCCGAGTCTCGGTGGGCGCCGGTCATCCGGCCCGCGGTGCTGGCCCGAACGGGCTCAGCCCCGCACGCCGCACAGGTGCAGCAGCGCCGCCACCCCGCGATACGGGTCCGTGCGCCCGGCCCGCTCCTCGACCGCCAGCAGCGTCTCCAGGTCGTCCGGGATCCCCGCGTCGTCCGCCGCCGTGTCCGTGAACACCCGGACGCCGTACCAGGCGTGCAGCGGGGCGGCGATCCCGGCGAGCGTGGCGGTGAGCGAGGCCAGCCTGTCGGCCCGTACGTCCAGGCCCAGGCGGTTGCGATAGCTGGTGGTGTCGAAGGCGGCGAGGGCGCCCGCCCAGTCGCCGGCGAGGCCCGGCCGCATGGCGAGCGCGTCGCCGTTGCGGACCAGCAGCGAGAGCAGCCCGCCGGGCGCCAGCATCCGCGCCAGGCCCGCCACCAGCGGGTCGGGCTCCTCGACGTACATCAGCACGCCGTGGCACAGCACCACGTCGAAGCTGCCCGGCAGGAAGTGCACCCCGGTGTCCCGCCCGTCACCCTGCACCAGCCGGACCCGCTCCCGGATGCCCTCCGGCTCGGCGGCCAGCGCCTCGCGGGCGGCGGCGATCATCGTCGCGTCCTGCTCGACGCCGGTCACCTGGTGGCCGAGCCGGGCCAGCCGCAGCGCCTGCGTGCCCTGGCCCATCCCGACGTCGAGCACCCGCAGCCGCCGCCCGACCGGGAACCGCCCGGCTATCTGCTCGTCCAGCTGCCGCGACACCAGCTCCTGGCGTACGACGTCACGCAGCCTGCCCAACTTGTCCAGCCAGGCCTCGGCCGCACCCCCGGTGAAAGCGTCTGCGCTCAGGGCCGCTCTCCGCGCTTGACCTGCGGCTTCGGCAGCCGGAGCCGGCGCATCTGCAGCGACCGCATCAGCGCGTAGGGCACCGCGCCGCGCGTGTTCTCGTCCGGGAAGCGCTCCTTGAGGCGCCTCTTCAGCCGGAAGCCGCTGACCGCCGAGTCCAGCACGATCAGCACGATCACCACGAGCCACAGCAGCAGCGCGATCGACTGGATCTGCGGCACCCGCACCACGCTCAGCACCAGGATGACCACGGCGAGCGGCAGGAAGAACTCCGCCACGTTGAACCGCGAGTCCACCCAGGTGCGGGCGAACTTGCGGACCGGGCCCTTGTCCCGGGCCGGCAGATACCGCTCGTCACCGGTGGCCAGCGCCTGGCGCTGCCGCTCCAGTGCCCGGCGCCGCTCCTCGCGCTGGCGCTTGGCGGCCTCCTTGCGGTCGGTCGGCGTGTGGGCCACGCTGCGCCGCTGGGACTGGGCCTCACTGCGCTTGGGCGTGGGCCTGCCCTTCGGGGCCTGCGGGTCACGGGGCTGCTTGGAGAGGGTCACCGGCGCCTTGTCGGCGGGGGCCTTCTCTTCCTTGGCACGGCTACGGAACACAAAACCCAAGGGTAAGGGCTTCACCGGCATGGACCCCAGCCCGACGGGGAACGATCCGGCAACACCGGACGTCTGTAGGGGGACAGAGGGGACGTTACGGCACGGGGTCGCGGGGGATACGGCAGGGCATCACCTACTCCTCACGCCGGAGCGGTGCGGTCCGCAGTCGTCCTTGGGGATGAGCGCATCGGTCCCCGAACAGTGCGGTAATGGAGTCAGGGCCCGTACTGTGGGTCCTGTCGCAGGATCTGTGAGCTGGAGTCCGTCAGAAGGGGGCGCGCGAAGCCCATGAGCGGTGTCATGAAGCGTATGGGGATGATCTTCCGCGCGAAGGCGAACAAGGCCCTTGACCGGGCCGAGGACCCGCGCGAGACCCTCGATTACTCGTACCAGAAGCAGCTGGAGCTGCTGCAGAAGGTCCGCCGCGGCGTCGCCGACGTGGCCACCAGCCGCAAGCGTCTGGAGCTCCAGCTCAACCAGCTGCAGCAGCAGTCCACCAAGCTGGAGGACCAGGGCCGCAAGGCGCTCGCGCTCGGCCGCGAGGACCTGGCCCGCGAGGCGCTGTCCCGCAAGGCCGCGCTCCAGCAGCAGGTCACCGACCTCCAGACGCAGCACGCCACCCTCCAGGGCGAGGAGGAGAAGCTCACCCTGGCGGCCCAGCGCCTGCAGGCCAAGGTCGACGCCTTCCGTACGAAGAAGGAGACCATCAAGGCCACCTACACCGCCGCCCAGGCCCAGACCCGCATCGGCGAGGCCTTCTCCGGCATCTCCGAGGAGATGGGCGACGTCGGCCTGGCCATCCAGCGCGCCGAGGACAAGACGCAGCAGCTGCAGGCCCGCGCCGGCGCCATCGACGAGCTGCTCGCCTCCGGCGCCCTGGACGACCCCTCCGGCATGGCCAAGGACGACATCGCCGCCGAGCTGGACCGGATCTCCGGTGGTAGTGATGTGGAGCTGGAGCTGCAGCGCATGAAGGCCGAGCTGGCCGGAGGCTCCCCGCAGCAGGCCATCGAGGGCGGTACCGGCCAGGGGCAGACCCAGCAGCAGCCGCAGGACACCCCGCGCTTCGACAAGCAGTAGCCCGGCGCCGGGACCCGAGCCGAGGAGGCGGACGTGATCGTACGGATCATGGGGGAGGGCCAGGTGCAGCTGGACGACTCCCACGTCGCCGAGCTGAACAAGCTGGACGACGAGCTGCTGGCGGAGATGGAGCGCGGCGACGAGGCGGCGTTCCGCCGCACCCTGGGCGCGCTCCTGGACGCCGTACGCCGTCTCGGCACGCCCCTTCCCGACGACGCGCTCGAGCCCTCGGAACTGATCCTTCCGTCTCCGGACGCGTCGCTGGCGGAGGTCCGGGCGATGCTCGGCGACGAGGGGCTGATCCCGGGGTAGCGCCGTCCGGGTACTCCTCGGCGGCACCGGCACCCGGACGGCGGGCCGTACTGTTCCCTCCGTGAGCACTCTCGACCGCGCCCGCTGCAGTGTGAAGGCGCACCCCCTCGCGCTGGACGCGTCCATCGCCGCGGGCGTGCTGGTGTGCATGGTCGCGGGCTCCCTCGTCGTGCCCCGCGGAGCGAACGGTGTCACCTGGGGCCTGCGCACCCCCGACCTGCTCAGCCTCCTGCTGATGGTGCTGGCCGCGGCCGCGCTCGTCTTCCGCCGCCGCGCCCCCAAGACCGTGCTCGCCGTCACCGGTGTCCTCTCCGTGATCGAGTCCGTCACCGGCGACCCCCGCGCCCCGGTCGCGATGTCCGCCGTGGTCGCCCTCTACACGGTCGCCGCCACCACCGACCGCACCACCACCTGGCGGGTCGGCCTGCTCACCATGACCGTGCTGACGGCCGCCGCCATGCTGGCCGGCCCGCTGCCCTGGTACGCGCAGGAGAACCTCGGCGTCCTGGCCTGGACCGGCATCGGGGCCACCCTCGGGGACGCCGTCCGCAGCCGCCGTGCGGTCGTCCGGGCGATCCAGGAGCGGGCCGAGCGCGCCGAGCGCACCCGTGAGGAGGAGGCCCGCCGCCGGGTCGCCGAGGAGCGGCTGCGCATCGCCCGCGATCTGCACGACGTCGTCGCTCATCACATCGCCCTGGTGAACGTGCAGGCCGGGGTCGCCGCGCACGTCATGGACAAGCGGCCGGACCAGGCCAAGGAGGCCCTGGCGCACGTCCGCGAGGCCGGGCGCGCCGCGCTGGAGGAGCTGCGCGCCACCGTGGGTCTGCTGCGCCAGTCCGGCGACCCCGAGGCCCCGACCGAGCCCGCGCCCGGGCTCAGCCGGCTCCAGGAGCTGGCCGACACCTTCCGCAACGCGGGCCTGCCGGTGGAGGTGGCCCGCGCCGACCAGGGCGCCGAACTGCCCGCCGCCGTCGACCTGGCCGCCTACCGGATCGTCCAGGAGGCCCTGACCAATGTGCAGAAGCACGCCGGAACCGGGGCCAGGGCCGAGGTCAGCGTCGTACGGGTGGGGACGGACATCGAGGTGACCGTCCTGGACGACGGGGCGGGCGCGGCCGGGGCGCCCGGGGGCGGCGGCGGGCACGGACTGATCGGCATGCGCGAGCGGGTCACCGCCCTCGGCGGCACCCTGACCACCGGGCCCCGCTACGGCGGCGGCTTCCGCGTCCATGCGATCCTGCCCCTCAAGACCCGCACCGAGACGCGTGAACACCGCTGAGCCCGCAAGGACGAGAACGGGCAAGACCGTGAAGACCCGCGCCGGGACCCGTACCGGGCTCGTGCGACGGCCCCCGGGGGAGACCGCATGACGATCCGTGTCCTGCTCGCCGACGACCAGGCCCTGCTGCGCAGCGCGTTCCGGGTGCTGGTCGACTCCGAGCCCGACATGGAGGTGGTGGGGGAGGCCTCCGACGGGGCCGAAGCGGTCCTGCTGGCCAAGGAGCAGGCCGCTGACGTCGTCCTCATGGACATCCGGATGCCGGGCACGGACGGGCTGGCCGCCACCCGCCTGATCAGCTCTGATCCCTCCCTGGCGCAGGTCCGCGTGGTCATCCTGACGACGTTCGAGGTCGACGACTACGTCGTCCAGGCGCTGCGCGCGGGCGCCTCCGGCTTCCTCGGCAAGGGCAGCGAGCCGGAGGAGCTGCTGAACGCCATCCGGGTCGCGGCCGGCGGCGAGGCCCTGCTGTCGCCCGCCGCCACCAAGGGGCTGATCGCCCGGTTCCTCGCCCAGGGCGACGGCGACGACGGCCGCGACCCCGCCCGCTCCGAGCGGCTCGGCGCCCTCACCGGGCGGGAGCGCGAGGTGCTGGTCCAGGTCGCCGGCGGCCACTCCAACGACGAGATCGCCGAACGCCTCCAGGTCAGCCCGCTGACGGTGAAGACGCACGTCAACCGGGCCATGGCCAAGCTGGGCGCGCGTGACCGGGCGCAGCTCGTGGTGATCGCGTACGAGTCGGGGCTGGTGCGGCCGCGGACGGAGTGATCTCCACCCTGGCGTACTGGGCAAGGGCGTCACCTCCACCGCCGGCGAGGGCAACGCCGTCATCATGGCGTCCTTCGACCACGGCAACGACACCAAGCGGATCGTCTCCGACGTTCAGCAGGCCGTGAACCGGGCCCGCAACCAGCTCCCGGACGGCGTCGACCCGCAGGTGGTCTCCGGCTCCACCGACGACATGCCGACCGTGGTCCTCGCCGCCACCTCCGACCAAGGACCAGCAGGCCCTCGCCGACCAGCTGGACGCCGTAGTCGTGCCGGCGCTGAAGGACATCGACGGCGTCGGCCGCGTCCAGGTCACCGGCGTCCGCGGCCTGCAGGTCACGGTCACCCGGGACGACGCGAAGCCGGCGCGGGCCGGCCTCACCTCCGCCGCGCTCGGCCAGGCGCTCCAGGCGGGCGGCGCGACGGTCCCGGCCGGCTCCTTCGACGAGGACGGCGTGAGCCGCACCGTGCAGGTCGGCGGCGGCTTCATCTCGCTGCGGCAGATCCAGGACCTCATGGTCACCGGCCAGAACGGCGGCAAGCCCGTACGCCTCGGCGACGTGGCCGCGGTCCAGGAGCAGCCGGCCCCGGCCGACTCCGTCACCCGCACCGACGGCCGGCCCAGCCTCGCCGTCACCGTGACCATGGACCACGACGGCAGCGCGGTCACCATCTCGAACGCGGTCAAGGACAAGCTGCCCGGCCTGCGCGCCCAGCTCGGCTCCGGCGCGAAGCTCACCGTCGTCAGCGACCAGGGCCCGGCCGTCTCCAGGTCCATCAAGGGCCTGACCACGGAGGGCGCCCTCGGCCTGCTCTTCGCGGTCCTCGTCATCCTGGTCTTCCTCGCGTCGGTCCGCTCGACGCTGGTCACGGCGGTGTCCATCCCGCTGTCCGTCGTCCTCGCCCTGATCGTGCTGTGGACCGGCGGCCTGCTCCTGAACATGCTCACGCTCGGCGCGCTGACCATCGCCATCGGCCGGGCCGTCGACGACTCGATCGCGTGAAGGCCGCCGACCCGCAGGCTCTGCGCACGGCGGCCGAGCAGGTGCGCTCCGCGGTCGCCGGCCTGGACCACGTCACCGACGTCACCAGCGACCTCGCGACCAGCGTGCCGCGGATCTCGGTGAAGGCCAACGCCAAGGCCGCGGCGGCCGGTTTCGACGACCAGAAGCTCGGCGCGGCGGTCGCCCAGGCGGTGCGAGGGACGACGGCGGCGAAGGCGGTCCTCGACGACACCGAGCGGGACGTCGTCGTGAAGTCGGCCAAGCCCGCGACCACGCCGGCCCAGCTCAAGGCGTTGCGCCTCGGCCCCGTCAGGCTCGGCGACATCGCCACGGTGGAGCTGGTGGACGGCCCGGTGTCGCTGACCCGGATCGACGGCCGGCGCGCCGCCGCCATCACGGCCAGGCCGGCCGGTGCCAACACGGGCGCCGTCAGCACCGAACTGCAGTCGAAGATCAAGGCGCTGAAGCTCCCGGCGGGCGCGAAGGCGGAGATCGGCGGGGTGACCTCGGACCAGAACGACGCGTTCAAGAAACTGGCCTGGCCATGCTGGCGGCGTCGCGATCGTCTTCATGCTGCCGGTGGCCACGTTCCGCTCCCTCGCGCAGCCCCTGATCCTCCTGGTCTCCGTCCCGTTCGCGGCGACGGGCGCGATCGGCCTGCTGGTCGCGACCGGCACCCCGATGGGCGTCCCGGCGGTGATCGGCATGCTGATGCTGATCGGCATCGTGGTGACCAACGCGATCGTCCTGATCGACCTGGTCAACCAGTACCGCGGGCAGGGATACGGCGTGGTCGAGGCCGTGATCGAGGGCGGCCGCCACCGCCTGCGCCCGATCCTGATGACGGCCCTGGCGACGATC
This genomic interval from Streptomyces sp. NBC_00557 contains the following:
- a CDS encoding class I SAM-dependent methyltransferase, whose translation is MSRQLDEQIAGRFPVGRRLRVLDVGMGQGTQALRLARLGHQVTGVEQDATMIAAAREALAAEPEGIRERVRLVQGDGRDTGVHFLPGSFDVVLCHGVLMYVEEPDPLVAGLARMLAPGGLLSLLVRNGDALAMRPGLAGDWAGALAAFDTTSYRNRLGLDVRADRLASLTATLAGIAAPLHAWYGVRVFTDTAADDAGIPDDLETLLAVEERAGRTDPYRGVAALLHLCGVRG
- a CDS encoding DUF3043 domain-containing protein, which codes for MPVKPLPLGFVFRSRAKEEKAPADKAPVTLSKQPRDPQAPKGRPTPKRSEAQSQRRSVAHTPTDRKEAAKRQREERRRALERQRQALATGDERYLPARDKGPVRKFARTWVDSRFNVAEFFLPLAVVILVLSVVRVPQIQSIALLLWLVVIVLIVLDSAVSGFRLKRRLKERFPDENTRGAVPYALMRSLQMRRLRLPKPQVKRGERP
- a CDS encoding PspA/IM30 family protein gives rise to the protein MSGVMKRMGMIFRAKANKALDRAEDPRETLDYSYQKQLELLQKVRRGVADVATSRKRLELQLNQLQQQSTKLEDQGRKALALGREDLAREALSRKAALQQQVTDLQTQHATLQGEEEKLTLAAQRLQAKVDAFRTKKETIKATYTAAQAQTRIGEAFSGISEEMGDVGLAIQRAEDKTQQLQARAGAIDELLASGALDDPSGMAKDDIAAELDRISGGSDVELELQRMKAELAGGSPQQAIEGGTGQGQTQQQPQDTPRFDKQ
- the pspAA gene encoding PspA-associated protein PspAA translates to MIVRIMGEGQVQLDDSHVAELNKLDDELLAEMERGDEAAFRRTLGALLDAVRRLGTPLPDDALEPSELILPSPDASLAEVRAMLGDEGLIPG
- a CDS encoding sensor histidine kinase, with amino-acid sequence MSTLDRARCSVKAHPLALDASIAAGVLVCMVAGSLVVPRGANGVTWGLRTPDLLSLLLMVLAAAALVFRRRAPKTVLAVTGVLSVIESVTGDPRAPVAMSAVVALYTVAATTDRTTTWRVGLLTMTVLTAAAMLAGPLPWYAQENLGVLAWTGIGATLGDAVRSRRAVVRAIQERAERAERTREEEARRRVAEERLRIARDLHDVVAHHIALVNVQAGVAAHVMDKRPDQAKEALAHVREAGRAALEELRATVGLLRQSGDPEAPTEPAPGLSRLQELADTFRNAGLPVEVARADQGAELPAAVDLAAYRIVQEALTNVQKHAGTGARAEVSVVRVGTDIEVTVLDDGAGAAGAPGGGGGHGLIGMRERVTALGGTLTTGPRYGGGFRVHAILPLKTRTETREHR
- a CDS encoding response regulator transcription factor, producing the protein MTIRVLLADDQALLRSAFRVLVDSEPDMEVVGEASDGAEAVLLAKEQAADVVLMDIRMPGTDGLAATRLISSDPSLAQVRVVILTTFEVDDYVVQALRAGASGFLGKGSEPEELLNAIRVAAGGEALLSPAATKGLIARFLAQGDGDDGRDPARSERLGALTGREREVLVQVAGGHSNDEIAERLQVSPLTVKTHVNRAMAKLGARDRAQLVVIAYESGLVRPRTE